One stretch of Caloenas nicobarica isolate bCalNic1 chromosome 2, bCalNic1.hap1, whole genome shotgun sequence DNA includes these proteins:
- the BET1 gene encoding BET1 homolog, with amino-acid sequence MRRAGLGDGAPAGNYGYANSGYSVYEEENDRLTESLRTKVSAIKSLSIEIGTEVKNQNKMLSEMDNDFDSAGGLLGATMGRLRTLSRGSQTKLLCYMMLFALFVFFVIYWIIKLR; translated from the exons GCGATGGAGCACCTGCTGGGAACTATGGCTATGCCAATAGTGGATACAGTGtttatgaagaagaaaatgacaggTTAACAGAAAGTCTGCGTACGAAAGTCAGTGCCATTAAATCA ctTTCCATTGAAATTGGAACagaagttaaaaaccaaaataaaatgttatcaGAAATG gATAATGATTTTGACTCTGCGGGTGGACTTCTAGGTGCAACCATGGGCCGACTGAGAACACTCTCCAGAGGAAGCCAGACAAAGTTATTATGCTACATGATGCTCTTTgcattgtttgttttctttgtaatatACTGGATTATTAAACTGAGGTGA